Proteins encoded together in one Macadamia integrifolia cultivar HAES 741 chromosome 8, SCU_Mint_v3, whole genome shotgun sequence window:
- the LOC122087442 gene encoding nuclear localization sequence-binding protein-like (The sequence of the model RefSeq protein was modified relative to this genomic sequence to represent the inferred CDS: added 141 bases not found in genome assembly) yields the protein MPPRASAKKGAASAKRGPRGKKATPISQPEIVENRASELEAQLGAVEETKLADVVQNSAEEEKKEVSQEERLLEAEVQQVEEVLPTAHEDKAITTGESWLNAVLVEDEPSVIEGVVEEKIPEVVSGDSLILNASNVKEEGDDMQGKEEAEERNDGDEENGAAHMDLDKDTQKESDEGAKHDVVKKETSSAEVEDKGSNEVEDSKGGGDAEDVIEGEVDDSKVCGEVENTERGGDGANNVDASGTVNKDEEADKSGTDEEDNEEEEDPSVYMEAPLTDRKKEKEFEIFVGGLDKEAVEEDLIKIFGEFGEIQSARIVKHQTTHKSKGFAFIRYVTAEQAKKVLFELKDGIEVRGKRVGISPSQDNDTLYMGNISKTWTKEQVLETLKSFGIEQIEEIYLPDDPKNEGKRKGFALLEFNTHSDAMAAFQRLRKPDAIFGCDRSAKVAFAQSSIHPSEEALSQFLSTSPRKTYEEPSLVNTTFFYEAHKIYSYAEGKCSRCFILMFDFS from the exons ATGCCTCCTAGAGCATCGGCTAAGAAGGGTGCTGCCTCTGCAAAGAGGGGACCAAGGGGGAAGAAGGCGACCCCAATATCACAACCGGAGATTGTGGAAAATAGAGCTTCCGAATTGGAGGCTCAGTTGGGCGCTGTCGAGGAGACAAAGCTTGCAGATGTAGTGCAGAACTCCGccgaagaagagaagaaagaagtttCTCAAGAAGAAAGGTTATTGGAGGCAGAGGTCCAACAAGTAGAAGAGGTGTTGCCGACTGCTCATGAGGACAAGGCTATTACAACAGGAGAGTCGTGGTTGAATGCTGTGTTGGTCGAGGATGAGCCTAGTGTGATTGAAGGAGTTGTCGAGGAGAAGATTCCGGAAGTTGTGTCTGGGGATTCTCTTATTTTGAATGCTTCCAATGTTAAGGAGGAGGGAGATGACATGCAAGGCAAGGAGGAGGCGGAAGAGAGGAATGACGGAGACGAGGAGAATGGAGCTGCCCATATGGATCTCGATAAAGATACTCAAAAAGAAAGCGATGAAG GGGCCAAACACGATGTAGTTAAAAAAGAGACTTCATCTGCGGAAGTTGAAGACAAAGGAAGTAATGAGGTTGAAGATTCCAAAGGAGGTGGGGACGCTGAAGACGTCATAGAGGGGGAAGTTGATGATAGCAAAGTTTGTGGAGAAGTTGAAAATACCGAAAGAGGTGGGGATGGAGCTAACAATGTTGATGCCAGTGGAACTGTTAATAAGGATGAAGAGGCTGATAAGAGTGGAACTGACGAGGAAGataatgaagaggaagaagatcctTCTGTATATATGGAAGCTCCTCTAACAgacagaaaaaaagagaaggagtttGAAATATTTGTTGGGGGACTGGACAAGGAGGCTGTTGAAGAAGATCTAATTAAAATCTTCGGGGAGTTTGGGGAAATTCAGTCAGCAAGGATAGTAAAGCATCAAACTACACATAAAAGCAAAGGTTTTGCATTTATTCGGTATGTTACTGCTGAGCAAGCCAAGAAGGTCCTTTTCGAATTGAAGGATGGGATTGAG GTGAGAGGCAAGCGTGTTGGTATATCTCCGAGTCAGGACAATGATACGCTTTATATGGGCAACATTAGCAAGACATGGACAAAAGAGCAA GTACTTGAGACACTGAAAAGCTTTGGGATTGAACAAATTGAGGAGATTTATCTACCAGATGATCCTAAGAATGAAGGAAAGAGGAAAGGTTTTGCTCTTCTGGAATTTAATACCCACTCTGATGCCATGGCAGCTTTTCAGCGGCTAAGGAAGCCAGATGCTATCTTTGGCTGTGATAGAAGTGCTAAAGTTGCTTTTGCGCAGTCTTCAATTCATCCCAGTGAGGAAGCTCTTTCACAG